The genome window TTCGCACGGCACGGATGAATTGAGTCAGCTTGCGGCAAGTTTCAATCAAATGGCCGAGCAGCTCGAACAGGTGGAAACGATGCGCCGTCGTCTCATCGGCGATGTGGCGCATGAACTCCGCACGCCGCTCACCGCCATCAAAGGTTCTGCCGAAGGGCTCATGGATGGCGTGCTGCCCGCGAACGATGAAACCTTCCAGCAAATCCACAACGAAGCCGAACGCCTCAATAAACTTGTCAGCGATCTGCAGGAACTCAGCCGTGTCGAGTCGAAAGCCATTTCATTGGATATCCACCCTGTGGATGTTTCCCGCCTCATTGAGACGACCCTCAAACGGATGCAATTCCAGTTCGATGAAAAACGCGTCGCTCTTAGCCTCAGCCTGCCACGCGACCCGATCCTTGTCCTCGCGGACGAAGACCGCGCGCTGCAGATCCTCACCAATTTGCTTGGCAACGCCTTGCAATACACCCCCCAAAACGGCACGGTGACCGTGACCGTCGTCCACGAAAAATCTGTGGCGAAATTCTCTATCCGTGATACGGGTATTGGAATCCCTGCCGAACATCTCGCGCACATCTTCGACCGTTTCTACCGCGTGGACAAATCCCGTTCGCGCACGCATGGCGGTTCGGGCATCGGGCTGACGATAGCGAAACATCTCGTAGAAACGCAAGGCGGAAAAATTTGGGTGGAGAGTGAGGGTGAAAATAAAGGCAGCGAATTTATCTTTACCCTGCCTTTGGGGGGATAATTTCAAAGCAAAAACCGACCAACAACAAAAAGGAACCTGATGGAAATAATCCACCAGGTTCCTTTTTGTGTGCCAGATCTCAGCAGGGATTTGGCTATTTGGCAGCAATCCCATCAAGATACGCGATCAATGCCTGCGTCAACGCGGCAGATGCGCCGTTGCTGTTACCAGTTTCACTAGGCGTTTTGCCTTCCTCTGCCTGACGGGTGGCGCGCGCTTCAGGTGAAAGACTCTGTCCCTGCCCGCCGCCCATACCTGTTCCTTCACCCGAGCCGAGGGTGATGCCGTTGGCGGCTGTCCACTCTTGCATGGTGGTGGAGGTCAATTGCAGGGCGCGGATGGCAGCGATTTGTTCTGACGTCATGGTCGCTTCGATCTGGGCGAGCACGGCATTGGTTTCAGCAGTGGCGCTGGCGCCAGAGCTGGTCAGGCTTTGGAGCGCCTGCCATAATGGGAGCAATTGGGCGGCTTGTGCGGGAGTGATGGCGTTGGGCGTCTCTGCAAGCATGAGCGAACCGAGGGTGAGTTGCAGGCGCACGGGCAGGGCTTCGGGGTAGGTCGTATCCAGATTGGGGCTGGCATATGGCTCATTGGATGGCGAAACAGCCTCGGGTGAGTCAGAAGCGCAGGCGGAGATTGCCAGCAAAATGATCAAGATGGGGAGGATAAAAAGTTTGCGAGTCATGTCAGTTTCCTTTTTTCAATGATTATTCGTGACGCAATGCCACGATGGGATCGAGTATGGCGGCTTGGGTGGCGGGGTAGTATCCGAAGAAGATGCCGATGGCTGCCGCCGCGCCAAATGCGAGCGGAATGGAGAGCGGGACGAGGGCGGTGCGCATTTCGCCGAACGCGCCAAAGAGCAGTGAGCCGCCCACACCGAGAAGGACGCCCGCCAACCCACCAACGAGGCTGAGGATGATGGCTTCGAGCAGGAATTGGGTTTGCACGTCGTTCGGGCGCGCACCGAGCGCCATGCGCAAACCGATCTCACGGGTGCGCTCGGTGACGCTGACCAGCATGATGTTCATGATGCCGATACCGCCAACGACGAGCGAAACGCCCGCCACCCATGCCAGCAGGTCGCGGAATGCGGCGGTGGCGGCTTCTTGTGTGGCGATGATGTCTTGCTGGGTTTGGATGGTGAAATCGGGCTTGGCGGGGTCTACATCATGCCGCGTCGCAAGCAGACTGGTGATCTGGGTGGTGACACTGTCGATCTTTTCCTGGCTCTCCACTTTGACGTAAATCGTTCGGACGGCGTCGGCACGCATGACCGAGCCTGTGGTCATATATTTTTGGAAGACCACACTGATCGGCAGGTACACGCGTCCGTCGTAGTCAATATCCGCGACGACGCCTTTGGTTTGCATCACACCAATGACGGTCAGTTTGGTGCTGTCAACGGTGATGGATTGCCCCAGTGGGCTTTCTTCGCCAAACAAATCTTTTGCCAACCCTGCGCCTAATACAGCCACTTTGAGTTTTCGGTCATTTTCCGCTTCGGTGAAATACACGCCTTCGGCAACGGAGTAATCACGTACAGCGGGGAAGTCTGCTGTGGTGCCGACAATGGCAATCGATTCGAGTGTGATGCCATTGGCTTTGACCGTCTGCGGGGCAGGCGCTTGTTCGGCGGAAACACCACTGATGCCGATGACTTGCTCAGAGATGGCGAGGGCATCTTCATATAAGAGTGTACGCGCCGCCCCTGGCACGCCGCGCATGGGCGAGACGATGAGCAGGTTGGCACCCAGTGAGTTGATCTGCTCCGCAATGGCGGCTTCTGCGCCCGCGCTGATGGACATCATCACAATGACTGAAGCAACGCCAATGATGACTCCCAATGTGGTCAGGAAGGATCGGACTTTGTTGAGCATCAACCCTTCCCAGGCGATGCGTAGGATTTTTTGAAATTTCATGATTGTTTCTCCGCACAGTGACCGTCATCCACCGTCTGCCCATCGCGGACGCAGATGATGCGCCCTGCGTGTTTGGCAATATCAGGTTCATGCGTCACCATGACGATGGTCACGCCGCTTTTGTGCAGGGTGTGTAGTAAATCCATGATCTCCACGCTGGATTTTGAATCAAGGTTTCCTGTCGGCTCATCGGCAAGGATCAACGGCGGGCGGTTGATAAGTGCGCGGGCAATGGCGACGCGCTGCTGCTGCCCGCCAGAGAGCTGGTTGGGGTGGTGATGCATCCGTTTTTCCAAGCCTACGGAAGTCAACACGTCAGCGGCGCGGGTTCTCTGTTCTTCACTGCTCAAATCCACGTTGATGTCGTAGAGCATTGGCAGAAGCACATTGTCCAATGCGGAGAGGCGCGGCAGGAGGTTAAACGATTGAAAGACAAACCCGATCTTCTGATTGCGGACATCCGCCAGTTCGTTCTTATCCAGCCCGCTTACATCACGCCCATCGAGCAGGTATGTGCCTGAGTTCGGGCGATCGAGACAGCCGATGATGTTCATCAGAGTGGATTTACCCGATCCGCTGGGTCCCATAATGGCAACGAACTCACCGTATTGAATGGACGCGCTCAGATCGTTCAGCGCGAACACCTGTGCTTCGGGGTCGTCGCCGTACACTTTCGTCAGGCGTTGCAATTCGATGAGCGGATTCATTCGGTCTCCACCACACCCGTGCTCACAACATCCCCTTTTTGTAATCCTTCCAAAATTTGCACATTGGCAAAATCGCGCAAGCCGATCTTCACAGGCGTCATTTTGAGCGTGCCATCTGCTTGCAGGACGAAGACAGCATACGAATCTGGGGCGAGTTCGCGCAAGGCTTGCACAGGGATCAGCAAAGTGGATTGGGCTTCGCCCGCCACCACCTCAATTTCGGCTGTCATACCGCCGAGGAAGTTTTGCCCCGCTGGGAGGTTTACCTCCGCCCATACGCTGACATAGGGTGTGCTGCTGACGACTGCCAGTTCGGGGTCCACACGTGTGACGATGCCTTCAAAGGTTTGCTCAGGGTAGGCGTCAAATACAATGCGCACGGGCAAGCCTGACTGCACAAACGCGAGGTCGGTTTCTTCCACATAAAAGTGGATGAAAAACTCATCGGAGGCAATCGCAACCACGGGCGCAGTCCCGACCGCCTGACCAACGGAAGCATTGACACTGGTCACCGTACCCGCTGTCGGGGCGGTCAGATGCGTATTATCCAGCGAGTATTGAGCCGATTGCACGGCGAGGCAGGCGGAAGTCAATTTCGAGGTTAATGTACCGTAAGAGGTCAGGTCGGCACACGGGTCGGTATTTCCGCTCAAGCGCGAGTAGTAGATGCGGGCATCTTCCAGTGCCAGTTGAGCAGAGCGCACTTTGGCGCGCGCGAGGTTGACCATATCATCGGTGGGAAGATTGACCGTTTTCACAATTTCGCCTGTCACAGCGTCTCGGTACGTCAATGAAAAAGTAGCGGGAGCATATTCGTTGACGTATGCGGAACGCGCACTGTTCAAATTGGTTTCGGCGCGGGTTACGGCATCTTCTGCAAGAGTGATCTCTTCGGCAGATGCATTGCCCGATTTCTTCTCGTCCAATGTGTGCTGGGCTTCGAGCAGGCGAACTTCTTCGTTATAGGCCCACGGGCTGATGAGATATTGCAGTTCGGTGGCGGCTTTATCGAGGCTGGCTTGGGCGTTTATGCGGGCGATCTCCGCATTGGCAAACGCATCGGGCGAGATCAAAGCTTGCAGGACGAGTTCCTTCTCGGCAAGGGTCAGGCGGGCGGCGCTGTCATCGAGGGCGACCAATTCCGCTCCCTGCTCCACTTCCGCGCCGACCTCCACTGGCACACGGACGACCGTGCCGCCTGTGCGAAATCCCAACTCCACGCGCGCGGCGGCGACCAAATTTCCAGACCCATTCACAGTAATGGAAAGATCCCCCGTGCGGACTTTTGCCGTTTGCAGGGGCGCCTCAGTGGCAGCTGCGGTTTGCGAAGTCGTTTGCAGGCTGTATCCCAAAACACCGAGGGCGGCAAGAAGGACAAAAAGGAGCGGCAGGCTCCAGCGTTTTTTTAGCAGGTTGCGCATGAGTTTCTCCAGACGTTATATTTTCTGAAGGATAGCAAACGCATGTAAAGGTTGTGTAAAGAATGATAGAAGGGTGTGTCAAGAAAAAAGGTCTCCGACCTGAGTTCAGATCGGAGACTGCGCGCAACGATCGATCGGAGAATCCTGTTGGGTGTGAGGCGATCCTGTCTATTATCTTTACGCTGATTTCGATGGGTGTTATGATGTTACAAAAACAAGATTAGTACTCAACCAACATAAAGATACAGGCTACGCTTCCTGACATGACTGATTCTTCTTTTCCCATCAAAGGTTTACAAGACTTTGAATTCCTGCGCGGACTGGATCACGCGACTCTTGCGGCTCTGTCGAAGAGCGCGGTATGGAAAGTGTTTCCACCCAATGCGGTAGTGTTTTGGGAAGGGGATACCGAATCCATTTTATATTATCTGCAATATGGTTCATTGAAAGCCCTGCGAACCGCGTCTGATGGACGGAAACAGGTGTTGCGTTTTTGGGATGCAGGCGAGGTATTCAATGAGATCGGCGTGCTGGCGAAACATCCCAACCCTGGAACGCGGTGCGTTGGAAGAGGTGGTAATGAAGTATCCGCAGACGGCGTTGCAGATCATTGGCAACATGGCAGATAAGATCATCAGCCTAGTCACGCTTGCGGTGGACTTGTCGTTGAAAACCGTGTAAGCACCCTTTGCCAAACTTCTGCTGGATTCAGCCGAAGGGGATGTGATCGAACGCCGCCGTTGGAGAAATCAAACCGAACGTACCACACATTTGGGCACTGTGCCCGATGTGCTCAGCCACGTCCTCCGCGAACTGACAAAGGCTGGGCTGATAGAAATGGATAAGCAGTACATCCGCATTCTGAACCACACGGGCGTGGCGGAGCGAGCCATGCTTCGGGGAGAATAAAGATTGGGTTGAAAAACCCGACAAAAGTCGGGGTATGAAGCGGGGACTTCCATTAAAGTCAGGCATATCAAAGGAGACGATATGTCTGAGACAAGTCAAATCTATTTTGTTGAAACCAAATCAAAAGCGGTCTTTGCGGCAGATGGACCCAAGCCGCAGTTCTTGATCGACACGCCAAAGTTCAAGTCGCTGGTGGTGGGGCTGGAGGCAGGCGGGCAAATTCCCGTTCACCCGAGTGAGGCGGCGATGTATCACTTTCTCGAAGGCGAAGGCTTGATGACGGTGGACGATGAAACCTTTGCCATCAAACCCGGTGTGACGGTAGTGGTGCCGAGTGGCGCAAAACGCGGCATGAATGCAAAGACGCGCATGGTGTTTCTGGGCGCGAAGGGAGAGCAATAATGAATGCACCCAAACGCTATCATCCCGTTCAAGTTACCTTGCATTGGCTGGTTGTGTTTCTGGTGGTTGCCGCATTTGTGATGGGCAAATCCATGAGCGGGCTGCCAAACGATGCGAACAAACTTATGCCGCTGGCATCGCACATGGGTGTGGGTTTTTTGACGCTGGTGGTGATCGTGACTCGGTTCATCACACGCATGAAACTCCCCAAACCTGCACATGTCACCGCAGGCAATGCCTTCTTCGATTGGATCGGTAAAGTGGTGCATTACGCCTTGTATCTGCTGGTCTTTCTGACAGCGGTCAGCGGCATGTCGCTTTCGATGCAGGCGGGTCTGGTGCCAATTGTCTTTGGCGGTTCAAGCGCGCCGCTCCCTGCGGATTTCTTCGATTTCACAGCGCGGATGCTGCACGGCTTCATTGCGCCTGCTTTATTGCTGCTCGTCTTGTTACACGTCGGCGCGGCGCTCTATCATCAGTTCCTGTTGAAAGATAACCTGCTCGCCCGCATGTGGTACGAAAAATAATCGGATTAAAAAGAGCTCTTCCCCAATTTATGTGAATCGAACGTGTAGTGCGGGGTTATATTTGTATGGACACCATCAATCTGCCTTATCTGCTGCTGAATACCCGCCTATTTATCATCGAGGAAATTCAAACCGAGGAACACGAACTCTGTCTCACCCTAGAGAGCACGGTGGTTCAGGGGACCTGTCCAAAATGTGATCAGGAAAGCTGGGGGGTCGTCATATCAGATTGGATGCAAGCCAATGACATTCAGGCGACCGCGCTCCAATGCTGGACGTCTCTACAGAAAAGTTACGGTGTCAATGCCTGCACCCTGATGAGCAACCAACTCATGCCCTCCGCCTGCGAAACAGACATCACCGGCGTGGTCTCAATGTATGCTCTGCAATTGGCATCCGACTCCCCCGGCGCGCTCGTAGATTGGAACAAAAACTATAATGATGATCCTGGCAGTTGTGTCTTGTTTCATTGCGGTAACC of Anaerolineales bacterium contains these proteins:
- a CDS encoding ATP-binding protein, which codes for MNYFRSHLTAKLFASYLLVILIGMAAIWITTRFTTPTAFQRHLQFMESQFTGSEMMMGQGQGRRPQGGMMADFYQNFQASFNESLLIAFIAASLVGLVASYVLSRNIIAPVQSMKSASQRIAEGHYDERVGSHGTDELSQLAASFNQMAEQLEQVETMRRRLIGDVAHELRTPLTAIKGSAEGLMDGVLPANDETFQQIHNEAERLNKLVSDLQELSRVESKAISLDIHPVDVSRLIETTLKRMQFQFDEKRVALSLSLPRDPILVLADEDRALQILTNLLGNALQYTPQNGTVTVTVVHEKSVAKFSIRDTGIGIPAEHLAHIFDRFYRVDKSRSRTHGGSGIGLTIAKHLVETQGGKIWVESEGENKGSEFIFTLPLGG
- a CDS encoding ABC transporter permease, with translation MKFQKILRIAWEGLMLNKVRSFLTTLGVIIGVASVIVMMSISAGAEAAIAEQINSLGANLLIVSPMRGVPGAARTLLYEDALAISEQVIGISGVSAEQAPAPQTVKANGITLESIAIVGTTADFPAVRDYSVAEGVYFTEAENDRKLKVAVLGAGLAKDLFGEESPLGQSITVDSTKLTVIGVMQTKGVVADIDYDGRVYLPISVVFQKYMTTGSVMRADAVRTIYVKVESQEKIDSVTTQITSLLATRHDVDPAKPDFTIQTQQDIIATQEAATAAFRDLLAWVAGVSLVVGGIGIMNIMLVSVTERTREIGLRMALGARPNDVQTQFLLEAIILSLVGGLAGVLLGVGGSLLFGAFGEMRTALVPLSIPLAFGAAAAIGIFFGYYPATQAAILDPIVALRHE
- a CDS encoding ABC transporter ATP-binding protein, translating into MNPLIELQRLTKVYGDDPEAQVFALNDLSASIQYGEFVAIMGPSGSGKSTLMNIIGCLDRPNSGTYLLDGRDVSGLDKNELADVRNQKIGFVFQSFNLLPRLSALDNVLLPMLYDINVDLSSEEQRTRAADVLTSVGLEKRMHHHPNQLSGGQQQRVAIARALINRPPLILADEPTGNLDSKSSVEIMDLLHTLHKSGVTIVMVTHEPDIAKHAGRIICVRDGQTVDDGHCAEKQS
- a CDS encoding efflux RND transporter periplasmic adaptor subunit — encoded protein: MRNLLKKRWSLPLLFVLLAALGVLGYSLQTTSQTAAATEAPLQTAKVRTGDLSITVNGSGNLVAAARVELGFRTGGTVVRVPVEVGAEVEQGAELVALDDSAARLTLAEKELVLQALISPDAFANAEIARINAQASLDKAATELQYLISPWAYNEEVRLLEAQHTLDEKKSGNASAEEITLAEDAVTRAETNLNSARSAYVNEYAPATFSLTYRDAVTGEIVKTVNLPTDDMVNLARAKVRSAQLALEDARIYYSRLSGNTDPCADLTSYGTLTSKLTSACLAVQSAQYSLDNTHLTAPTAGTVTSVNASVGQAVGTAPVVAIASDEFFIHFYVEETDLAFVQSGLPVRIVFDAYPEQTFEGIVTRVDPELAVVSSTPYVSVWAEVNLPAGQNFLGGMTAEIEVVAGEAQSTLLIPVQALRELAPDSYAVFVLQADGTLKMTPVKIGLRDFANVQILEGLQKGDVVSTGVVETE
- a CDS encoding cupin domain-containing protein, which gives rise to MSETSQIYFVETKSKAVFAADGPKPQFLIDTPKFKSLVVGLEAGGQIPVHPSEAAMYHFLEGEGLMTVDDETFAIKPGVTVVVPSGAKRGMNAKTRMVFLGAKGEQ
- a CDS encoding cytochrome b/b6 domain-containing protein is translated as MNAPKRYHPVQVTLHWLVVFLVVAAFVMGKSMSGLPNDANKLMPLASHMGVGFLTLVVIVTRFITRMKLPKPAHVTAGNAFFDWIGKVVHYALYLLVFLTAVSGMSLSMQAGLVPIVFGGSSAPLPADFFDFTARMLHGFIAPALLLLVLLHVGAALYHQFLLKDNLLARMWYEK